The Syngnathus scovelli strain Florida chromosome 13, RoL_Ssco_1.2, whole genome shotgun sequence genome has a window encoding:
- the notch1a gene encoding neurogenic locus notch homolog protein 1 isoform X2: MYRFFARLTFLLSAVIFVSQGLKCSLPTESCLNGGRCEAAPNGNGDCKCPSDYVGNRCQFPNPCSPSPCRNGGECRAVSHGNTFDFRCVCRLGFTDRLCLTPTNHACMSSPCRNGGTCDLISLTAFRCRCSPGWSGKTCQHPNPCASNPCANGGQCSAFDSNFICTCPPAFHGQTCKQDVNECAQSPTPCLNGGVCVNEVGSYHCRCPQDYSGPHCENRYVPCSPSPCQNGGTCVQKGDSVYECSCLPGFTGHNCEHNIDDCPGHSCQNGGVCADGVNTYNCQCPPHYTGQYCTENVDECELMPNACQNGGTCHDTHGSYHCVCVNGWTGDDCSENIDDCASAACYHGATCHDRVASFFCECPHGRTGLLCHLDDACISNPCQKGSNCDTNPVNGKAICTCPPGYTGSACNSDIDECSLGANPCEHGGRCLNTKGSFQCKCLQGYEGPRCEMDVNECMSNPCHNDATCLDQIGGFHCICMPGYEGVFCHVNTDECASQPCLNNGKCVDKINSFHCECPQGFSGNLCQVDIDECASTPCKNGAKCTDGPNKYTCECAEGYTGQHCETDINECYSDPCHYGTCKDGLASFTCYCRPGYTGRLCETNINECLSQPCRNGGTCQDRENTYICSCPKGTAGFNCEINLDDCKSHPCDYGRCIDKLNGYECACEPGYTGTMCNINIDDCAINPCHNGGTCVDGINGFTCLCPEGYNDATCLSQVDECGSNPCIHGRCHDLINSYKCTCDSGWSGPNCDINNNECESNPCMNGGTCKDMTSGYHCTCRAGFTGPNCQTNINECASNPCLNQGTCMDDVAGYKCNCQLPYTGENCETLLAPCNSRPCKNGGLCKESEDYQSFSCSCPAGWQGQTCEIDINECVKSPCRNGALCHNAMGSYQCKCLPGYTGQKCETDVDDCKPNPCSNGGFCRDGINTFTCTCPPGFRGGRCEQDINECESNPCRNGANCTDCVNSYTCTCPPGFSGINCEINTNDCTDSSCFNGGTCADGINAFTCLCLPGFTGSYCQYDINECDSRPCLNGGTCLDSFGTYKCTCPPGYTGVNCQNLIRWCDSSPCKNGGQCWQKGASYTCQCQSGWTGLYCDIPSVSCEVAAKQQGVEVAHLCRNSGQCLDAGSTHYCRCQAGYTGSYCQEQVDECSPNPCHNGAACTDYLGGYSCECLPGYHGVNCSKEINECQSQPCQNGGTCIDLINTYKCSCPRGTQGVHCEINLDDCNPFSDPLTHEPKCFNNGKCVDRIGGYQCVCPAGYVGERCEGDVNECLSDPCDPRGSYNCIQLTNSYRCECRTGYTGQRCDKVFDGCKGRPCRNGGTCAVASNTPHGFICKCPPGFTGSSCEYDSRSCGNLNCKNGGTCVSGHLGPRCLCPPAFTGPECLTPTDSLCISNPCYNGGTCQITPDAPYFQCSCPSNFNGLLCHILDYSFVGGFGRDITPPPEVEVSCENPQCDEWAGNHICDSLCNNHACGWDGGDCSLNFDDPWQNCSAALQCWRYFNDGKCDGQCNSPGCLYDGFDCQGQEGQCNPLYDQYCKDHYADGHCDQGCNNAECEWDGLDCANNMPEKLADGHLVLVVHISPEQLKNRSSAFLRDLSGVLHTNVVFRRDAKGEPMIFPYYGNEQDLVKHNVLKRSTDGWPEWAAMPANVLGQMKDTVSAMVSPRKRRELDSLQVKGSIVYLEIDNRQCYQQSSECFQSATDVAAFLGALASSGNLHVPYIEAVTSVRPTPSSSELYPMYVVFLGLAALGFVSLGVLVSRKRRREHGQLWFPEGFRASEPSKKKRREPVGEDSVGLRPMKICDINLMDDNQNEWGDEDPDCRRFKFEEQSMLDLRDRTDQRKWTQQHLDAADLRIASVAPTPPQGETENDCMDVNVRGPDGFTPLMIASCSGGGLETANSEEEEDPSAEIITDFIYQGANLHNQTDRTGETALHLAARYARSDAAKRLLESSADANVQDNMGRTPLHAAVAADAQGVFQILIRNRATDLDAHMHDGTTPLILAARLAVEGMVEELINCHADANGTDDSGKSALHWAAAVNNVQAAVMLLKNGANKDMQDNKEETPLFLAAREGSYETAKILLEHFANREITDHLDQLPRDIAQERMHHDIVRLLDEYNVVRSPGLHAAPLSTSSSLSPSLCSPNDYLSNLKPNLSVKKVRKGGKDGGKDNRVKKKKSLDGKGNLLDTSAVLSPVDSLESPHGYLSDAASPPMTSPFQQSPPISLNHLQGKGDSHMGQMSMPFDPNPPRLSHMPVSSPNSQGSTSIGGGRVSQCDWMSRMHPGSFHQASPMSHNMMGGLSGVSTATLSQIMGYQNLQTTHLGSAAHMMQQAHSRQLQHQNSNSATAGQSMTQSFPAMELNGGNEMQQNNGRSMAIHSVMPQETQILGAQFLTPPSQHSYSGPMDNTPNHQLQVPDHPFLTPSPGSPDQWSSSSPHSMSDWSEGISSPPTSIHSQMNLIPEQFK; encoded by the exons GTGTCCCAGTGACTACGTAGGCAACCGATGTCAATTTCCCAACCCGTGCAGCCCGTCGCCGTGCCGCAATGGCGGCGAGTGCCGCGCCGTCTCCCACGGCAACACTTTCGACTTCCGCTGCGTGTGCCGACTGGGTTTCACCGACCGCCTGTGCCTCACCCCGACCAACCACGCTTGCATGAGCTCCCCCTGTCGCAATGGAGGAACGTGCGACCTCATCTCGCTCACGGCCTTCCGCTGCCGCTGCTCGCCTGGATGGTCTG GCAAAACGTGTCAACACCCCAACCCGTGCGCTTCCAACCCGTGCGCAAATGGCGGCCAGTGCTCGGCCTTCGATTCCAACTTCATCTGCACCTGCCCGCCGGCCTTCCACGGTCAAACCTGCAAGCAAGACGTCAACGAGTGCGCCCAGAGCCCGACGCCCTGCCTCAACGGCGGCGTCTGCGTCAACGAGGTGGGCTCGTACCACTGCCGCTGCCCTCAGGACTACAGCGGGCCGCACTGTGAGAACCGCTACGTGCCGTGCAGCCCGTCGCCGTGCCAGAACGGGGGCACCTGCGTCCAGAAGGGGGACAGCGTCTACGAGTGTAGCTGTCTGCCAG GATTCACGGGTCACAACTGTGAGCACAACATTGACGACTGCCCGGGCCACAGCTGCCAAAATGGCGGCGTATGTGCCGATGGAGTCAACACCTACAATTGTCAATGCCCGCCTCATTACACAG GCCAATACTGCACCGAGAACGTGGACGAGTGCGAGCTGATGCCCAACGCGTGTCAGAACGGCGGCACCTGCCACGACACTCACGGGAGCTACCACTGCGTTTGCGTCAACGGCTGGACGGGAGACGACTGCAGCGAGAACATCGACGACTGCGCCAGCGCCGCCTGTTACCACGGCGCCACCTGTCATGACCGTGTGGCCTCCTTCTTCTGCGAATGTCCGCATGGACGTACAG GTTTGCTGTGCCACCTGGACGACGCTTGCATCAGCAATCCGTGTCAGAAAGGCTCCAACTGTGACACCAACCCAGTCAACGGAAAAGCCATCTGCACTTGCCCGCCGGGTTACACCGGCTCGGCCTGCAACTCGGACATCGACGAATGCTCCCTCG GCGCCAACCCTTGCGAGCACGGCGGCCGCTGTCTCAACACCAAAGGCTCGTTCCAGTGCAAGTGTCTTCAAGGGTACGAGGGCCCGCGATGCGAGATGGATGTCAACGAGTGCATGTCCAATCCGTGCCACAACGACGCCACCTGCCTGGATCAGATCGGAGGATTCCATTGCATCTGCATGCCAG GTTACGAGGGGGTCTTCTGCCATGTCAACACGGACGAGTGCGCCAGCCAGCCTTGTCTCAATAACGGCAAATGCGTGGACAAGATCAACTCCTTCCACTGCGAGTGTCCTCAAG gattttcaggaaatctgtGCCAGGTTGATATCGACGAGTGCGCCAGCACCCCTTGTAAAAACGGAGCCAAGTGTACCGACGGTCCCAATAAGTACACCTGTGAATGTGCTGAAG GTTACACAGGGCAGCATTGCGAGACGGACATCAACGAGTGCTACTCGGACCCGTGCCACTACGGCACCTGCAAGGACGGCCTGGCCTCGTTTACATGCTACTGCCGTCCCGGCTACACGGGCCGCCTGTGCGAGACCAACATCAACGAGTGTCTCAGCCAGCCCTGCAGGAACGGCGGCACTTGCCAGGATCGGGAGAACACCTATATCTGTTCCTGCCCCAAAGGCACCGCGG GTTTCAACTGCGAGATCAACCTGGACGACTGCAAGAGTCACCCCTGCGATTACGGGCGGTGCATCGACAAGCTCAATGGCTACGAGTGTGCGTGTGAGCCGGGTTACACAG GAACAATGTGCAACATCAACATCGACGACTGCGCCATCAATCCGTGCCACAACGGCGGCACGTGCGTGGACGGCATCAACGGCTTCACCTGCCTCTGCCCCGAGGGCTACAACGACGCCACCTGCTTGTCTCAAGTGGACGAATGCGGCAGCAATCCTTGCATCCACGGCCGGTGCCACGACCTCATCAACAG CTATAAATGCACCTGCGACTCTGGCTGGAGCGGCCCCAATTGCGACATCAACAACAACGAGTGCGAATCTAACCCGTGCATGAACGGAGGCACCTGTAAAGACATGACCAGCGGCTACCACTGCACATGCAGAGCGGGCTTCACAG GACCCAATTGTCAAACTAACATCAACGAGTGTGCATCCAACCCGTGCCTCAACCAAGGCACCTGCATGGATGACGTGGCAGGATACAAGTGCAACTGTCAGCTGCCCTACACCG GTGAAAACTGCGAGACTTTGCTGGCTCCCTGCAACTCGAGACCGTGCAAAAATGGCGGACTATGTAAAGAGTCTGAAGACTACCAGAGCTTCTCATGCAGCTGTCCCGCCGGGTGGCAAG GTCAAACTTGCGAGATTGATATCAACGAATGCGTGAAAAGCCCGTGCCGCAATGGAGCGCTTTGTCACAACGCGATGGGAAGCTACCAGTGCAAGTGCTTGCCCGGGTACACGGGTCAGAAGTGCGAGACTGACGTCGATGATTGCAAGCCAA ATCCGTGCAGCAACGGCGGTTTTTGCCGCGACGGCATCAACACGTTCACGTGTACGTGCCCGCCCGGCTTCCGCGGCGGCAGATGCGAGCAGGACATCAACGAGTGCGAGAGCAACCCGTGCCGCAACGGCGCCAACTGCACCGACTGCGTCAACAGCTACACCTGCACCTGCCCGCCCGGTTTCAGCGGCATCAACTGTGAGATCAACAccaacgactgcaccgacag CTCTTGCTTCAACGGCGGGACGTGCGCAGATGGCATCAACGCCTTCACCtgcctgtgcctgcccggatttACCGGCAGCTACTGTCAATATGACATCAACGAGTGTGACTCAAGGCCGTGTCTCAACGGTGGCACCTGCCTGGACAGTTTTGGAACGTACAAGTGCACCTGCCCGCCGGGTTACACGGGGGTCAACTGCCAG aatctCATACGCTGGTGCGATTCGTCCCCCTGCAAAAACGGGGGCCAATGCTGGCAAAAGGGGGCTTCCTACACCTGCCAGTGTCAATCTGGCTGGACCGGCCTCTACTGTGACATCCCCAGCGTGTCCTGTGAAGTCGCAGCTAAACAGCAAG GTGTGGAAGTGGCTCACCTGTGCCGGAATTCCGGGCAGTGCTTGGACGCCGGAAGCACGCATTACTGCCGCTGCCAGGCAGGCTACACGGGCAGCTACTGCCAGGAACAAGTGGACGAGTGCTCCCCTAACCCGTGCCACAACGGAGCGGCGTGCACTGATTACCTTGGAGGCTACAGTTGCGAA TGTCTCCCCGGTTACCATGGCGTCAACTGCTCCAAGGAGATCAATGAATGCCAGTCTCAGCCCTGTCAGAATGGAGGCACTTGCATCGATCTCATCAACACATACAAGTGTTCCTGTCCCAGAGGAACCCAAG GTGTCCATTGTGAGATTAATCTAGATGACTGCAACCCGTTCAGCGACCCGCTGACCCACGAGCCTAAATGCTTCAACAACGGCAAATGCGTGGATCGCATCGGGGGCTACCAGTGCGTGTGCCCGGCGGGCTACGTGGGCGAGCGCTGCGAAGGCGACGTCAACGAGTGCTTGTCGGATCCTTGCGACCCCCGAGGCTCTTACAACTGCATCCAGCTCACCAACAGTTATCGTTGCGAATGCCGCACCGGATATACAG GCCAGCGTTGCGACAAAGTTTTTGACGGCTGCAAAGGAAGACCTTGCAGGAATGGAGGCACGTGTGCGGTCGCCAGTAACACTCCTCATGGCTTCATTTGCAAGTGCCCACCC GGCTTCACTGGCTCCTCCTGCGAGTACGATTCTCGCTCCTGCGGGAATCTAAACTGCAAGAACGGAGGCACGTGCGTATCGGGCCACCTGGGCCCGCGCTGCCTGTGCCCACCGGCTTTCACCGGACCCGAGTGCCTGACCCCGACCGACAGCCTCTGCATCTCCAACCCGTGCTACAACGGCGGCACTTGCCAAATCACGCCCGACGCGCCGTACTTCCAATGCAGCTGTCCCAGCAATTTCAACGGCCTGCTGTGCCACATCCTGGACTACTCCTTCGTGGGTGGCTTCGGTCGTGACATCACACCTCCACCGGAAGTGGAGGTGAGCTGCGAGAACCCCCAGTGCGACGAGTGGGCCGGCAACCACATCTGCGACTCGCTGTGCAACAACCACGCGTGCGGCTGGGACGGAGGAGACTGCTCCCTGAATTTCGACGACCCCTGGCAAAACTGCTCGGCGGCTCTGCAGTGCTGGCGCTACTTCAACGACGGCAAGTGCGATGGCCAGTGTAACAGCCCCGGATGCCTTTACGATGGCTTTGACTGCCAGGGCCAGGAAGGGCAATGCAA CCCACTTTACGACCAGTACTGCAAAGACCACTACGCCGACGGCCACTGCGATCAAGGCTGCAATAACGCCGAGTGTGAATGGGACGGCCTGGATTGCGCCAACAACATGCCAGAAAAGCTAGCAGATGGACATTTAGTCCTGGTGGTCCACATCTCGCCGGAGCAGCTTAAAAATCGCTCTTCGGCCTTCCTCAGAGACCTCAGCGGGGTTCTTCACACCAACGTGGTGTTCCGCCGTGACGCCAAAGGGGAGCCCATGATCTTCCCTTATTACGGCAACGAGCAGGACCTGGTGAAGCACAACGTGCTGAAGCGCTCGACGGACGGCTGGCCCGAGTGGGCGGCCATGCCGGCCAATGTTTTGGGTCAAATGAAAGACACCGTGTCTGCCATGGTCAGCCCACGCAAACGCAGAGAGCTGGATTCTCTGCAAGTCAAAGG GTCGATAGTCTACCTGGAGATCGACAACCGCCAGTGTTACCAGCAATCCAGCGAATGCTTCCAAAGTGCCACGGATGTCGCAGCGTTCCTCGGAGCGCTAGCGTCCAGCGGGAATCTCCACGTTCCCTACATTGAAGCTGTCACCA gtgtgAGACCGACTCCTTCAAGTTCAGAGCTCTATCCCATGTACGTGGTCTTCCTGGGATTAGCAGCGTTGGGTTTCGTCAGCCTCGGCGTTTTGGTGTCACGCAAGCGACGACGAGAACACGGCCAGCTTTGGTTCCCGGAAGGATTCAGAGCGTCAGAGCCCAGCAAAAAGAAACGCAGAGAACCGGTTGGGGAAGATTCTGTCGGACTGAG GCCTATGAAAATATGTGACATCAACCTCATGGACGACAATCAAAACGAATGGGGCGACGAGGATCCCGACTGTAGGCGTTTCAAG TTTGAGGAGCAGTCCATGCTGGATCTGAGGGACCGAACTGACCAGAGGAAATGGACCCAGCAGCACTTGGATGCGGCCGACCTGCGTATCGCGTCCGTCGCCCCGACGCCTCCCCAAGGGGAGACAGAGAATGACTGCATGGACGTCAACGTCAGAGGACCAG ACGGCTTCACCCCACTGATGATCGCCTCGTGCAGCGGCGGAGGACTGGAGACCGCTAACAGCGAAGAGGAAGAGGATCCTTCCGCAGAGATCATTACAGACTTCATTTACCAAGGCGCAAACCTCCACAACCAGACGGACCGCACGGGCGAGACGGCCCTCCATTTGGCCGCCCGCTACGCCCGCTCCGACGCCGCCAAGCGCCTGCTGGAGTCCAGCGCCGACGCCAACGTCCAGGACAACATGGGACGCACTCCTCTTCATGCTGCTGTAGCTGCTGACGCACAGGGGGTGTTCCAG ATTTTAATCCGAAACCGTGCGACGGATCTTGATGCGCACATGCACGACGGGACAACGCCGCTGATCCTGGCTGCCAGGTTGGCAGTTGAGGGCATGGTGGAAGAGCTCATCAATTGCCACGCCGACGCCAACGGCACCGACGATTCTG gTAAATCTGCGCTTCACTGGGCCGCGGCTGTCAACAATGTGCAGGCTGCAGTCATGCTGCTGAAAAACGGTGCCAACAAAGACATGCAAGACAACAAG gaagagaCGCCACTCTTCCTCGCCGCACGTGAAGGAAGCTACGAGACAGCCAAGATTCTTCTGGAGCACTTTGCTAACCGTGAGATCACCGACCATCTGGACCAGCTGCCGAGGGATATCGCCCAGGAGCGCATGCACCACGACATCGTGCGCCTGCTGGACGAGTACAACGTGGTCCGCAGCCCGGGCCTTCACGCCGCCCCTCTTAGCACCTCCTCCAGTCTTTCGCCATCGCTCTGCTCGCCCAATGACTACCTTAGCAACCTGAAACCCAACTTGTCGGTCAAGAAGGTGCGCAAAGGAGGCAAAGACGGCGGCAAAGACAACagggtgaagaagaagaagtcgCTGGACGGGAAGGGCAATTTGCTGGACACGTCGGCCGTGCTGTCCCCGGTGGACTCCCTGGAGTCCCCCCACGGCTACCTGTCCGACGCTGCCTCTCCTCCCATGACGTCACCATTCCAGCAGTCACCCCCGATATCCCTCAATCATCTTCAAGGGAAGGGCGACTCGCACATGGGTCAGATGAGTATGCCTTTTGATCCCAACCCACCTCGACTTTCCCACATGCCGGTGTCCAGCCCTAATAGTCAGGGGAGCACGTCTATAGGGGGCGGCAGGGTCAGCCAGTGCGACTGGATGTCCAGGATGCACCCGGGCAGCTTCCACCAGGCTTCACCCATGTCCCACAACATGATGGGAGGCCTCAGCGGCGTCAGCACGGCCACTTTGTCACAGATCATGGGCTACCAGAACCTACA